One stretch of Oncorhynchus tshawytscha isolate Ot180627B linkage group LG21, Otsh_v2.0, whole genome shotgun sequence DNA includes these proteins:
- the LOC112220902 gene encoding neuronal PAS domain-containing protein 4A-like yields the protein MYRSTKGASKARRDQINAEIRNLKDLLPISDADKARLSYLHIMSLASMYTRKSVFFSQESGSAGSLEESARFLSFHELSELVQELPGFLLLLTGEGKLLYLSDSVSEHLGHSMVDLVAQGDSVYDIIDPTDHFIMRTNLAPPTSPDTDRLFRCRFNTSKSVRRQSAGNKLVLIRARCLSPPSSSSTPSSYWTSNPVWMCFCSPLEAIPTRFGPGGDQVPALIPPAAENNFFLASFQSQHSRDMRLQNAQDSVSVYLGLDVSALRSRSWYSLLHPQDLSHASAQHCSLLREGGEGRSEMVVRVESADQSWVWLYMVLQLEAGDSPISSNNYILSEAEGWSVRQQLSTEQTQLTLVLSTSTSRQDSLSLSSPDQVFTPSSSGLSAQSFDFSMTVSSVGSSDETGGATTEPMQVEGDPRSSISSIEEESFFQQQQMPAPVQSPSAASSPTPVTVATVADLDFLTQNILLPPSFQLEPPLPAIPLPLPPAPTSQEQQTKEFVCTPPYTPQLGSGSFLFGEPLFSFDPTGTTTPPPSTTTATATTSIATSLSPSAPPTTASSPAPPSSLCLTGPSTDLFFPADPCSGSLYEKLPPTPDSPGDGDCTVMTLPEVRGPLYVDVPLGSLPYPLEGLLTPEASPGKQPCLSFFSLEREREKERAEISLLAQHISSLAEGFYLDPLLSKLSPPSMSPSSSPPSPSLSPSLDTAGVDSSHMLGEFYPVKAWRGLDFPIFHDDESLFEESILEALLQDFSTPPPLSPNPPSPPNPVCWHSPSHFEGVSHFCSVQSAHCNPTAGCGVTLAGESGAMAEVEGLVEEPMEIEVASSPLSSCSSIPASPPLRLTASPTSAPSTPVDHSTPAVPCAQSLLEELAALEPMFGAGASIAPGLGQQPELYQLQCHQPPQCFHKDGSGSVPPF from the exons ATGTATCGATCAACGAAGGGAGCGTCAAAGGCTCGGAGGGACCAAATCAACGCGGAGATTCGGAACCTGAAGGACTTGCTTCCTATCTCCGATGCGGACAAGGCACGACTCTCATACCTACATATCATGTCCCTTGCCAGCATGTACACCAGGAAATCGGTTTTCTTCTCTCAAG AATCGGGATCTGCTGGCAGTCTCGAGGAAAGCGCGAGGTTCCTGTCTTTCCACGAGCTGTCAGAGCTGGTGCAGGAGCTACCTGGGTTTCTGCTCCTGTTGACCGGGGAAGGCAAGCTGCTCTACCTGTCAGACAGCGTCTCCGAGCACCTCGGCCACTCCATG GTGGATTTGGTTGCCCAGGGTGACAGTGTGTATGATATCATTGACCCTACTGACCACTTCATCATGAGGACCAACCTGGCCCCTCCTACGTCACCTGAcacag ATCGTCTATTCCGTTGTCGTTTCAACACTTCCAAGTCGGTGCGCAGGCAGAGTGCCGGGAACAAGCTGGTTCTGATCCGGGCGCGCTgcctgtcccctccctcctcctcttccacccctaGCTCCTACTGGACATCCAACCCTGTTTGGATGTGCTTCTGTTCCCCTCTGGAGGCCATCCCCACCCGCTTTGGCCCTGGGGGGGACCAAGTTCCTGCTCTTATCCCTCCTGCTGCTGAGAACAACTTCTTCCTAGCCTCGTTCCAGTCTCAACACAGCCGAGACATGAGGCTCCAGAATGCACAGGACAG TGTCAGTGTTTACCTAGGTCTCGATGTGTCAGCCCTGAGGTCTCGCTCCTGgtacagcctcctccacccacagGACCTGTCACACGCCTCTGCTCAGCACTGCAGCCTGT tgagagaaggaggagaaggtagATCTGAGATGGTGGTACGGGTGGAGTCTGCAGACCAGTCCTGGGTCTGGCTTTACATGGTACTGCAGCTGGAGGCAGGAGACAGCCCCATCAGCAGCAACAACTACATACTTAG tgaAGCGGAGGGGTGGTCAGTGAGACAGCAGCTGAGCACAGAGCAGACCCAGCTGACCCTGGTACTGAGTACCAGTACCTCCCGCCAGGACAGCTTGAGCCTGTCCAGCCCAGACCAAGTCTTCACCCCCAGCAGCAGTGGCCTCTCAGCCCAGTCCTTTGACTTCAGCATGACTGTGTCGAGTGTGGGCTCCTCCGATGAGACAGGGGGTGCCACCACTGAACCCATGCAAGTGGAGGGTGACCCTCGCTCCAGTATTTCCTCTATTGAGGAGGAGAGCTTCTTCCAGCAGCAGCAGATGCCTGCCCCTGTCCAAAGCCCATCCGCTGCCTCCTCCCCCACCCCGGTTACCGTTGCCACGGTAGCAGATCTGGACTTCCTCACTCAGAACATTCTCTTGCCCCCCTCCTTCCAGCTCGAACCTCCGCTGCCTGCCATTCCCCTGCCCCTACCCCCAGCGCCCACCTCTCAGGAGCAGCAGACCAAAGAGTTTGTGTGCACGCCCCCCTACACACCCCAGCTGGGCAGTGGCAGCTTCCTGTTCGGCGAGCCCCTCTTTAGCTTCGACCCCACTGGCACcaccacaccccctccctccaccaccacagcTACAGCCACCACCTCCAttgccacctccctctccccctctgccccacCCACCACAGCCTCCAGTCctgctcccccctcctccctgtgccTCACTGGCCCCTCCACCGACCTGTTCTTCCCTGCTGATCCCTGCAGTGGCTCTCTCTATGAGAAGCTACCCCCCACCCCTGACAGCCCTGGGGATGGGGACTGCACAGTGATGACCTTGCCTGAGGTTCGGGGACCCCTGTATGTTGATGTCCCTTTAGGGTCCCTTCCCTACCCCCTCGAGGGCCTCCTCACCCCAGAGGCCTCCCCCGGTAAAcagccctgtctctctttcttctccctggagagagagagggagaaggagagagcagagatctCCCTCTTAGCTCAGCACATCAGCTCCTTAGCAGAGGGATTCTACCTGGATCCTCTCTTATCCAAGCTATCCCCTCCTTCcatgtccccctcctcctcccctccctccccctccctctccccatccctagaCACCGCTGGTGTTGACTCTAGCCACATGCTGGGAGAGTTTTACCCGGTTAAAGCGTGGAGAGGCCTGGACTTCCCCATATTCCATGATGATGAATCTCTGTTTGAAGAGAGCATCTTAGAAGCCCTTCTCCAGGACTTCTCCACCCCTCCGCCCCTCTCCCCCAACCCGCCCTCTCCCCCCAACCCAGTGTGCTGGCACTCACCCTCCCACTTTGAGGGGGTCAGCCACTTCTGTAGCGTCCAATCGGCGCACTGTAACCCCACGGCCGGGTGCGGGGTGACGTTGGCCGGCGAGTCCGGGGCGATGGCAGAAGTGGAGGGGCTGGTGGAGGAGCCTATGGAGATTGAGGTGGCGTCATCACCTCTGTCCTCCTGTTCCTCCATCCCAGCATCCCCTCCCCTGCGACTCACTGCCTCCCCCACCTCCGCTCCCTCCACGCCTGTCGACCACTCTACACCCGCCGTGCCTTGCGCTCAGTCCCTCCTGGAGGAGCTGGCCGCCCTGGAACCCATGTTTGGGGCAGGTGCCTCGATCGCCCCCGGCTTGGGTCAACAACCTGAGTTGTATCAACTCCAGTGTCACCAGCCGCCACAGTGCTTCCACAAAG ATGGGAGTGGAAGTGTTCCCCCGTTCTAA